A genomic segment from Flavobacterium sp. 9R encodes:
- a CDS encoding chloramphenicol acetyltransferase, protein MKQPFDLENWNRKEHFHFFRQLSEPFFGATVAIDCTKAYDKAKSISSSFFVYYLHKTLQAVNAIENFRYRIENDTIVVYDRIDGSATIGRADGTFGFSLIEYHPDFTVFEKNSLEEIKRIQNNTGLFTRSFDLDNLIHFSAVPWLDFTSLSHARSFTFPDSCPKISFGKMVVERDGSKRMNMSVHVHHGLMDGLHLGQFVDYFQQIMNE, encoded by the coding sequence ATGAAGCAGCCGTTTGACCTTGAAAATTGGAACAGAAAAGAGCATTTTCATTTTTTTAGACAACTTAGTGAACCGTTTTTTGGTGCTACTGTAGCTATCGATTGCACTAAGGCATACGATAAAGCCAAATCCATTTCATCTTCTTTCTTTGTTTATTATTTGCACAAAACCTTACAAGCGGTCAATGCAATTGAAAATTTTAGATACCGTATTGAGAACGATACGATTGTCGTTTACGATAGAATTGATGGTTCTGCGACTATTGGCCGTGCTGATGGAACTTTTGGTTTTTCGTTAATAGAATATCATCCAGATTTTACTGTTTTTGAAAAAAATTCGCTTGAAGAAATCAAACGTATTCAAAACAACACAGGCTTGTTTACTCGTTCTTTTGATTTGGATAATTTAATTCATTTTTCGGCTGTGCCTTGGTTGGATTTTACGTCTCTATCGCACGCTCGGAGTTTTACTTTTCCTGATAGTTGCCCAAAAATTTCTTTTGGGAAAATGGTTGTTGAAAGGGATGGAAGTAAACGAATGAATATGTCAGTGCACGTTCATCACGGTTTAATGGATGGCTTGCATTTGGGACAATTTGTAGATTATTTTCAGCAAATTATGAACGAGTAA
- a CDS encoding HAD family hydrolase: MKKLKVIAFDADDTLWGNEMYFDETEKKFCGLMEDYLSHQGISSELFQIEIANLKLYGYGIKGYILSMIEAAMKISNNTISIEAIEKIVQYGKDLLEKPVDLLDGVTETLEALSGKYKLVVATKGDLLDQRRKLHNSGLGPYFHHIEVMSDKQEIDYLDLIQRLEIQPDEFYMIGNSLKSDVLPVLSIGGYAAHIPFHTTWAHEKIDHKVEHPNFTTLQQLTEIIPLLT; the protein is encoded by the coding sequence ATGAAAAAGCTAAAAGTAATTGCTTTCGATGCTGATGATACGCTTTGGGGCAATGAAATGTATTTTGATGAAACCGAAAAAAAATTCTGTGGTTTGATGGAAGATTACCTTTCGCATCAAGGAATTTCATCTGAATTGTTTCAAATAGAAATTGCCAATTTAAAACTTTACGGCTACGGCATCAAAGGCTATATTTTATCGATGATTGAGGCAGCTATGAAAATATCCAATAATACTATTTCCATTGAAGCAATTGAAAAAATTGTACAATACGGAAAAGATTTACTAGAAAAACCGGTTGATTTGCTTGACGGAGTAACGGAAACTTTAGAAGCTCTGAGTGGAAAATATAAATTAGTTGTAGCAACCAAAGGAGATTTATTAGACCAAAGACGAAAGTTGCACAATTCGGGTTTAGGCCCTTATTTTCATCATATTGAAGTGATGTCAGACAAACAAGAAATCGATTATTTGGATTTGATTCAGCGTTTGGAAATACAACCCGATGAGTTTTATATGATTGGTAATTCGCTCAAGTCGGATGTTTTGCCTGTGCTTTCAATTGGTGGTTATGCAGCACATATACCGTTTCACACGACTTGGGCACACGAGAAAATAGACCACAAAGTAGAGCATCCTAATTTTACCACTTTGCAACAATTAACCGAAATAATTCCACTTTTAACATAA
- a CDS encoding DUF3667 domain-containing protein produces the protein MNCLNCGSETSGSYCQNCGQKTSTSRFSPKDIFKNDIASKYYSFFKNGPFYTVKELATRPGHSIREYIEGKRVRHMNYMTLFILLSGIGVFLDKYSKVSEASLNADKDTNVKILTDYFNFMRDNPKTIIFITIPIISLFTYLLLKKSKYNFAEHLILNIYKASGLLIITKITALFSLITSNIEFLKAVKTITDVGQFAYSFWFLYQFFYDIKIYSKANIIIRVTASILFGIAFSSITMAIYWMVLFIMGNGKTS, from the coding sequence ATGAATTGTCTAAATTGCGGATCTGAAACTAGTGGATCTTACTGTCAAAATTGTGGGCAAAAAACCAGTACTTCTCGTTTTTCACCAAAAGACATCTTTAAAAATGATATTGCAAGTAAATATTATTCCTTTTTTAAAAATGGTCCATTTTATACTGTAAAAGAGTTAGCTACAAGACCAGGTCATTCGATTAGAGAATATATTGAAGGAAAAAGAGTTCGACATATGAACTATATGACTTTGTTTATTCTTCTTTCAGGGATAGGAGTGTTTTTGGACAAATATAGTAAAGTATCGGAAGCGTCATTAAATGCAGATAAAGACACTAATGTAAAAATCCTTACCGATTACTTTAATTTTATGAGGGACAACCCTAAAACAATTATTTTTATTACCATTCCAATAATCTCTTTATTTACTTATCTGCTATTAAAAAAGAGCAAGTACAACTTTGCAGAGCATTTGATATTGAATATTTACAAGGCATCTGGACTATTGATTATAACAAAAATTACTGCTCTTTTTTCATTAATCACCTCTAATATTGAGTTTTTAAAAGCTGTAAAAACAATTACTGATGTAGGACAATTTGCTTATTCCTTTTGGTTTTTATACCAATTTTTTTATGATATAAAAATATACAGTAAAGCAAATATTATCATAAGGGTAACTGCTTCAATTTTATTTGGAATTGCTTTTTCAAGTATTACTATGGCAATCTATTGGATGGTTCTTTTTATAATGGGTAACGGAAAAACATCTTAG
- a CDS encoding CPBP family intramembrane glutamic endopeptidase → MENQNYNLKDTVVKNYLQWSDEGKAGVLQYAVGMVLCFFTYFMLSNAIILPIMMFDPEFLQTELGSNATILACFAVPFVIIPFITHWIHKRPTWSVAMPAFKVEKGNLAFGFIGFMVVQLLMSFSLNAIGLLNLKYVGFNWQAFIPMFLISFFGIFIQSSAEELLFRGYLTQAIRRIVKNPFVFILFQAIIFAYPHIGNISAFKGSIFAATPYLISGILFGWTAYKTGSLWMSIGLHWSNNLGNVVLIGLKDDILKTVAPFTSEMPTLEIAIALTLAQSAVMAILILFYIRKK, encoded by the coding sequence ATGGAAAATCAAAATTATAACTTGAAAGACACTGTAGTTAAAAATTATTTACAATGGTCTGATGAAGGGAAAGCTGGTGTTTTGCAGTATGCCGTTGGTATGGTTTTGTGCTTTTTTACTTACTTTATGCTATCAAATGCTATAATACTTCCCATTATGATGTTTGACCCTGAGTTTCTTCAAACAGAATTAGGTTCAAATGCAACAATACTTGCTTGTTTTGCAGTTCCTTTTGTCATAATACCATTTATAACACATTGGATTCATAAAAGACCCACTTGGTCTGTTGCTATGCCTGCATTTAAAGTTGAAAAAGGAAATTTAGCCTTTGGTTTTATTGGTTTTATGGTTGTTCAATTGCTTATGTCTTTTAGTCTTAATGCAATTGGATTACTTAATTTAAAGTATGTTGGATTTAATTGGCAAGCTTTTATACCTATGTTTTTAATTAGTTTCTTTGGGATTTTTATTCAATCAAGTGCCGAAGAATTACTATTTAGAGGGTATTTGACACAAGCCATTAGAAGAATAGTAAAAAATCCATTCGTTTTTATTCTATTTCAGGCTATTATTTTTGCTTATCCTCATATTGGTAACATTAGTGCTTTTAAAGGAAGTATTTTTGCAGCAACTCCATACTTAATTTCAGGTATTCTTTTTGGCTGGACGGCTTACAAAACAGGTTCTTTGTGGATGTCCATCGGACTTCATTGGAGTAATAATTTAGGAAATGTTGTTTTAATTGGTTTAAAAGACGATATTTTAAAAACGGTTGCACCATTTACCTCTGAAATGCCAACACTAGAAATAGCCATTGCATTAACCTTAGCTCAATCAGCAGTAATGGCGATACTTATTTTATTCTATATTAGAAAAAAATAA